The following coding sequences are from one Megamonas funiformis window:
- a CDS encoding glycyl-radical enzyme activating protein, with protein sequence MKSLPEQHMIMSEDKGLVFDIKRFAVHDGAGIRTTVFLKGCPLRCKWCQNPEGLDYKQQILYLENKCIKCKTCEHIAENDAIKFVDDKMNINRQQDSNWLQIIEECPTRALQFDSKYYNLPEIMQEITKDEAFFKYGGGVTLSGGEPLFQHEFALAILKACKQKNLHTAIETSLFVKREVLAKILPYVDEFYTDLKIFDNDWHKKCTNVDNQVIKDNLKFLLQTDKKDCVIVRTPLIPTLTATKENIEQISRFISSCYDKVKYELLNYNPLAKAKYSYLDKKYYFTENPKLYSNAQLQFFYDIAKQNGIKNLIIE encoded by the coding sequence ATGAAATCATTGCCAGAACAACATATGATAATGTCTGAAGATAAAGGCTTAGTTTTTGATATTAAGCGTTTTGCTGTGCATGATGGGGCAGGAATTCGTACAACTGTATTTTTGAAGGGCTGCCCCCTTCGTTGTAAATGGTGTCAAAATCCAGAAGGATTGGATTATAAACAGCAGATATTATATTTAGAAAATAAATGTATAAAGTGTAAGACTTGTGAGCATATTGCCGAAAATGATGCGATAAAATTTGTAGATGATAAGATGAATATAAATCGTCAGCAAGATAGCAATTGGTTGCAGATCATAGAAGAATGTCCAACAAGAGCCTTGCAATTTGATAGTAAATACTATAATTTACCAGAAATTATGCAAGAAATAACGAAAGATGAAGCTTTTTTTAAATATGGTGGAGGTGTTACGCTTTCTGGCGGAGAGCCATTATTCCAACATGAATTTGCCTTAGCTATATTAAAAGCATGTAAGCAAAAGAATTTGCATACAGCGATAGAAACATCATTATTTGTTAAACGAGAAGTTTTAGCCAAAATATTGCCATATGTTGATGAGTTTTATACTGATTTAAAAATTTTTGATAACGATTGGCATAAAAAATGTACAAATGTAGATAATCAAGTAATAAAAGATAATTTAAAGTTTTTATTGCAAACTGATAAAAAAGATTGTGTAATTGTAAGAACACCGCTTATTCCAACATTGACGGCTACAAAAGAAAATATTGAGCAAATCAGTAGATTTATTAGTAGTTGTTATGATAAAGTAAAGTATGAATTATTAAATTATAATCCATTAGCAAAAGCTAAATATAGTTATTTAGATAAAAAATATTATTTTACAGAAAATCCTAAATTGTATAGCAATGCACAATTGCAATTTTTTTATGATATTGCTAAACAAAATGGAATAAAAAATTTAATTATTGAATAG
- a CDS encoding transaldolase family protein encodes MKILVDHADINAIKKMYEYYPVDGVTTNPSILKKAGRNPFDVLSEIRAFIGSEAELHAQVISKDAQGMIKEAYKMREVLGENTFIKIPVIPEGLKAIKALAKEGVNITGTAIYNQMQGFLAGKAGAKYVAPYVNRIDNLGANGIQVAKDIHDMLKNAGLETEILAASFKNSQQVLELAKYGVGASTIAPDVIENLIKVDAARCAVDVFVKDFEALCGENKTMNNL; translated from the coding sequence ATGAAAATTTTAGTTGACCATGCTGACATTAATGCCATTAAAAAAATGTATGAATATTATCCTGTAGATGGTGTTACTACAAATCCTTCAATTTTGAAAAAAGCAGGAAGAAATCCTTTTGATGTTTTAAGTGAAATCAGAGCTTTTATTGGCAGTGAAGCTGAACTTCATGCACAAGTTATCTCTAAAGATGCGCAAGGTATGATCAAAGAAGCTTATAAAATGCGTGAAGTATTAGGTGAAAATACTTTTATCAAAATTCCTGTAATTCCAGAAGGATTAAAAGCAATCAAAGCTTTAGCTAAAGAAGGCGTAAATATCACAGGTACTGCAATTTACAATCAGATGCAAGGCTTTTTAGCAGGTAAAGCAGGGGCAAAATATGTAGCACCATATGTAAATCGTATTGATAATTTAGGTGCAAATGGTATTCAAGTAGCAAAAGATATTCATGATATGTTGAAAAATGCAGGTCTTGAAACTGAAATTTTAGCTGCAAGTTTTAAAAATTCCCAACAAGTATTAGAGCTTGCTAAATATGGTGTAGGTGCAAGCACAATTGCTCCAGATGTAATTGAAAATCTCATCAAAGTTGATGCTGCAAGATGTGCAGTTGATGTATTTGTAAAAGATTTTGAAGCTCTTTGTGGCGAAAATAAAACTATGAATAATCTTTAA